One region of Polaribacter pectinis genomic DNA includes:
- a CDS encoding ATPase translates to MKTNTPHIIQEGSVQYQLGELKGNQIIYDFPKMLIYLEAKGKLLFDKNFKIYSEDEAILYKLCIYFIRDFDACKKLNIDPNKGILLSGPVGCGKTSLMKLLPHIVPHQIKHIVVPARNITFNFNKSGFKIIEDYGDNGFYCFDDLGVETTGRHFGKDCNVMGEILLSRYDLFLKRKIRTHTTTNLNAQELESRYGIRVRSRMRVFFNLIAFDKESSDKRK, encoded by the coding sequence ATGAAAACAAATACACCTCACATAATCCAGGAAGGCAGCGTCCAATACCAATTAGGCGAACTAAAAGGAAATCAAATAATATACGATTTTCCAAAAATGCTAATCTATTTAGAAGCAAAAGGGAAATTATTATTTGATAAAAATTTCAAAATATATTCAGAAGATGAAGCAATTTTATACAAGTTATGTATTTATTTTATTCGTGATTTTGATGCTTGCAAAAAATTAAATATAGATCCCAATAAAGGAATTTTATTATCTGGTCCAGTAGGATGTGGTAAAACAAGTTTAATGAAACTACTACCCCACATTGTACCTCATCAAATCAAGCATATAGTTGTACCTGCAAGAAATATTACATTTAATTTCAATAAAAGCGGGTTCAAAATTATTGAAGATTATGGTGATAATGGTTTTTATTGTTTTGATGACTTAGGTGTAGAAACTACAGGTCGTCATTTTGGTAAAGATTGCAATGTAATGGGTGAAATCCTTTTATCACGTTACGATTTATTCTTAAAACGCAAAATTCGCACACACACAACTACCAACTTAAATGCACAAGAATTAGAGAGTAGATATGGGATTCGAGTACGTTCAAGAATGCGTGTGTTCTTTAATTTAATTGCTTTTGATAAAGAAAGTTCAGATAAACGAAAATAG
- a CDS encoding helix-turn-helix domain-containing protein: protein MAATIITTEDLREFKEELLEDIKAMINHQSGFAPKKWLKSPEVRDLLSISPGTLQNLRINGTLPYSKVGGVIYYDYEEIQKVLEENRIHNKF from the coding sequence ATGGCAGCAACTATTATTACTACAGAAGATTTAAGAGAGTTCAAAGAAGAATTATTAGAAGACATTAAAGCAATGATTAACCATCAATCAGGTTTCGCACCTAAAAAATGGTTAAAATCTCCAGAGGTTAGAGACTTGTTAAGTATTTCTCCAGGTACATTACAAAATTTAAGAATCAATGGAACACTCCCCTATTCTAAAGTTGGTGGTGTTATTTATTACGACTACGAAGAAATTCAAAAAGTACTAGAAGAAAATCGCATTCACAACAAGTTCTAA
- a CDS encoding RteC domain-containing protein, with translation MKKIEKIVKELDYNLDFLEKETEGVLEKAEESIRITKRALEQIRILFLRKKLIPKNEEIGFFKSIKPYVFSKLIYYVKLFSIESKRPRSSNKSQVKYFNNHIDRLQNYFNDNLEFYHYFRRGAIFLDEEYFMRGKADIRLFPDSLSFFTDDKFSTSHDTTVATIMAYDMLIIYLKREIDKLENNNSMETNFNAFKKQSKLFWTGNKTDLIELIYALHSSGSINSGTADIKEMASACEQMFNIDLGDYYRTFLEIRSRKINQTKFIDKLKQSLENKMLDSDE, from the coding sequence TTGAAAAAGATTGAAAAAATTGTTAAAGAATTAGATTATAATTTAGATTTTTTAGAAAAAGAAACAGAAGGAGTATTAGAAAAAGCAGAAGAAAGTATTAGAATAACAAAAAGAGCATTAGAACAAATAAGAATACTTTTTTTAAGGAAAAAATTAATCCCGAAAAACGAAGAGATTGGTTTTTTCAAAAGCATTAAACCTTATGTTTTTAGTAAACTAATATATTATGTCAAATTATTTAGTATAGAAAGTAAAAGACCAAGAAGTAGTAATAAATCTCAAGTAAAATACTTCAATAATCACATAGATAGGCTTCAAAACTATTTTAATGATAATCTAGAATTTTATCATTATTTCAGAAGAGGAGCCATTTTTTTAGATGAAGAATATTTTATGAGAGGTAAAGCAGATATTAGGCTATTTCCAGACTCATTATCATTTTTTACAGATGATAAATTTTCTACGAGTCACGATACAACTGTGGCTACTATTATGGCATATGATATGTTAATCATCTATCTAAAAAGAGAAATAGATAAACTTGAAAACAATAATAGTATGGAAACCAATTTCAATGCATTTAAAAAGCAGTCAAAACTTTTTTGGACTGGAAATAAAACCGATTTAATAGAGCTTATCTATGCACTTCATAGTTCTGGTTCCATAAATAGTGGTACTGCAGATATTAAAGAAATGGCATCAGCTTGCGAGCAAATGTTTAATATAGACCTTGGTGATTATTATAGGACATTTTTAGAAATTCGTTCACGCAAAATTAATCAAACCAAATTCATAGATAAACTTAAACAATCCTTAGAAAATAAGATGTTAGATTCTGATGAATAA
- a CDS encoding heavy metal translocating P-type ATPase encodes MNKKKVSLNDLKPDSEKEHNHNDGHNHNNQSNNFKEYFPAIISFTMLIIGIALDYFKVLFFNDWQRIIWYGVAYLPVGFPVVKAGWKNIKKGDVFTEFFLMSIATIGAFVIGEFPEGVAVMLFYAVGELFQAAAVNKAKGNIKALLDVRPKEALVYRNNDYVSVNPEEVEIGEKVKVRVGEKIPLDGILLSEKGSFNTAALTGESKPDTISKGEKVFAGSINMDGVIEIETTKEFKDSSISRILHMVQNATARKSKTELFIRKFARIYTPIVVYLAIAITFLPYFFVDDYVFRDWLYRALIFLVISCPCALVISIPLGYFGGLGAASKNGILFKGASFLDAMTKINTLIMDKTGTVTKGVFKIKEIKAINWEEKEFMKYLMAMEEQSTHPIAKAILEYKADGKDFQASEVSEIAGKGLKGNVNGKPVLVGNKALMTTNNIEVFKEIETIVESIVLVSIDNAFAGYVVIADELKEDAKETITNLHKVGIKKIMMLSGDKDSITQKVAAELNIEKAKGGLLPEDKLNEVEKLKQNSENKIAFIGDGINDAPVLAASDVGIAMGGLGSDVAIETADVIIQTDQPSKVIKAIQIGRSTRKIVWQNIGLAFGVKVIVLILGAGGLATMWEAVFADVGVALLAILNAVRLQKMKWNVN; translated from the coding sequence ATAAATAAAAAGAAAGTTAGTTTAAATGACTTAAAACCTGATTCAGAAAAAGAACATAATCACAATGATGGTCACAACCATAATAATCAATCAAATAATTTCAAAGAGTATTTTCCTGCCATAATTAGTTTTACAATGCTAATAATAGGGATAGCTTTAGATTATTTTAAGGTATTATTCTTTAATGATTGGCAACGAATTATTTGGTATGGAGTTGCTTATCTCCCTGTTGGTTTCCCTGTGGTTAAAGCAGGTTGGAAAAACATAAAAAAAGGCGATGTTTTTACTGAGTTTTTCTTAATGTCGATAGCAACAATAGGCGCATTTGTAATTGGCGAATTTCCTGAAGGTGTGGCAGTAATGCTTTTTTATGCAGTTGGAGAACTATTTCAAGCTGCAGCAGTAAATAAAGCCAAGGGTAATATCAAAGCTTTACTCGACGTTCGTCCAAAGGAAGCCTTGGTTTATCGGAATAATGATTATGTTTCTGTTAACCCTGAAGAAGTTGAAATAGGCGAAAAAGTAAAGGTTCGTGTTGGTGAGAAAATTCCTTTAGATGGTATTTTATTATCCGAAAAAGGGTCTTTCAATACAGCAGCTTTAACTGGTGAAAGCAAGCCAGATACGATTTCAAAAGGTGAAAAAGTATTTGCCGGTAGCATTAATATGGATGGTGTAATAGAAATCGAAACTACAAAAGAATTTAAGGATAGTTCAATTTCTCGAATTCTACATATGGTGCAGAACGCAACAGCTCGTAAATCTAAAACAGAATTATTCATTAGAAAATTTGCTCGTATCTACACTCCTATTGTGGTTTATTTGGCTATTGCGATAACATTTTTACCATACTTTTTTGTAGATGATTATGTGTTTAGAGATTGGCTATATCGTGCATTAATATTTTTAGTAATTTCCTGTCCTTGTGCCTTGGTTATTTCTATTCCTTTAGGATACTTTGGTGGTTTGGGAGCAGCTTCAAAAAATGGAATATTGTTTAAAGGCGCTTCATTTTTAGACGCTATGACCAAGATAAATACATTGATAATGGATAAAACTGGTACTGTAACAAAAGGAGTGTTTAAAATTAAAGAAATTAAAGCCATTAATTGGGAAGAAAAAGAGTTTATGAAATACCTAATGGCAATGGAAGAACAATCTACACATCCTATTGCAAAAGCTATTTTAGAATATAAAGCAGATGGTAAAGATTTTCAAGCTTCAGAAGTATCGGAAATTGCAGGTAAAGGATTAAAAGGAAACGTAAATGGCAAACCTGTTTTAGTGGGTAATAAAGCCTTAATGACAACAAATAATATCGAAGTTTTCAAAGAAATTGAGACGATTGTAGAGTCTATTGTTTTAGTGTCAATTGATAACGCTTTTGCAGGTTATGTTGTGATAGCAGATGAACTAAAAGAAGATGCAAAAGAAACAATTACCAATTTACATAAAGTAGGTATTAAAAAAATAATGATGCTTTCTGGGGATAAGGATTCTATTACGCAAAAAGTAGCTGCAGAACTAAATATTGAAAAAGCTAAAGGCGGTTTATTGCCAGAAGATAAATTGAATGAAGTAGAAAAATTAAAACAAAATTCAGAAAATAAGATTGCTTTTATTGGTGATGGAATTAATGATGCGCCTGTTTTGGCTGCAAGTGATGTTGGTATTGCAATGGGTGGTTTAGGTAGCGATGTTGCTATTGAAACAGCAGATGTAATTATTCAAACAGATCAACCTTCAAAAGTGATAAAAGCAATTCAAATTGGTCGTTCTACAAGAAAAATTGTATGGCAAAATATTGGATTAGCATTTGGTGTAAAAGTGATTGTGTTAATTTTAGGAGCTGGTGGATTAGCTACAATGTGGGAAGCCGTTTTTGCAGATGTAGGTGTTGCGTTATTAGCTATTTTAAATGCTGTGAGATTACAGAAAATGAAATGGAATGTGAATTAA
- a CDS encoding methyltransferase family protein: MLKIKTGINPLTFNKTDDAHGYNGKVFTVISLLELIVVGIYAFKIEWYKYLLIFWYLESDTLFKVGWILLIISLFVVWFAQSQMANSWRIGIDEKNKTKLVTKGFFSISRNPIFLGIMMANIGLFLVIPNAFTLLILSLSTISINTQIRLEEEFLKREFGNVYLEYAKKVRRWL, from the coding sequence TTGTTAAAGATAAAGACTGGCATCAATCCATTAACTTTTAACAAAACAGATGATGCACACGGTTATAACGGTAAAGTATTTACTGTAATATCTTTATTGGAACTAATTGTTGTAGGTATTTATGCTTTTAAAATTGAATGGTACAAGTATTTACTAATTTTTTGGTATTTAGAAAGTGATACCTTATTTAAAGTAGGTTGGATATTATTAATTATTTCTCTATTTGTAGTTTGGTTTGCTCAATCACAAATGGCTAATTCCTGGAGAATTGGTATTGATGAGAAGAACAAAACAAAATTAGTAACCAAAGGATTTTTTTCAATTTCAAGAAACCCGATTTTTCTCGGAATTATGATGGCAAATATTGGCTTGTTTTTAGTAATTCCAAATGCCTTTACATTATTGATACTCTCTTTATCTACAATAAGCATTAATACGCAAATTAGATTAGAAGAAGAGTTTTTAAAACGAGAATTTGGGAACGTTTATTTAGAGTATGCAAAAAAAGTAAGACGTTGGTTATAA
- a CDS encoding Fur family transcriptional regulator: MKTIEQLLESKKIRVTAMRLLIYKFLANKQVAVTLSDIENAFEKADRTTLYRTVKTFEEKAIVHQIDDGTGITKYALCENGCNCEIETDLHLHFHCNNCNETVCLTEHKIPQIKVPDGFVSENVNLVVKGVCDKCSGQ; encoded by the coding sequence ATGAAAACAATAGAACAACTTTTAGAATCAAAAAAGATAAGGGTTACAGCAATGCGTCTATTAATTTATAAATTCCTTGCAAATAAACAAGTAGCAGTTACATTAAGTGATATAGAAAATGCTTTTGAAAAAGCAGATAGAACTACATTGTATAGAACAGTAAAAACCTTTGAAGAAAAAGCGATTGTACATCAAATAGATGATGGTACAGGTATTACTAAATATGCCTTATGTGAAAACGGATGCAATTGTGAAATTGAAACAGATTTACACTTACATTTTCATTGCAATAATTGTAACGAAACAGTGTGCCTAACAGAACATAAAATACCGCAGATAAAAGTGCCAGATGGTTTTGTTTCAGAAAATGTAAATTTAGTAGTAAAAGGGGTTTGCGATAAATGTAGTGGACAATAA
- a CDS encoding efflux RND transporter periplasmic adaptor subunit, which translates to MKNTRYIILTFLTVSFLLTACGNKENQKNEEAHLHSDNIKSETKEAHSDEEEVLLSQKQFETLKMKIDTIALRNLVGYVEANGTLEVPPQNEAAITSVVGANVVSINVIEGDKVNKGQVVAYLSHPNIIKMQTDYLNAVNNSNFLKKNYQRQQKLYNAGVGSGANFQKAEAEYDASKAMANGLEAQLKLLNINTSLVKNGTIAQSISLRSPIEGYVQKVEVKTGQYVEPQTELFEIVNTHHVHADLMVFEKDVYKVKKGQKVTFNVQSIQDKELTAEIYSVSKTFEDNPKAVHVHAEIENKKGNLIPGMYIKGKIQVDNTASRALPESAVIKEGDKFYVFSVKKENDDWSFKPVEVILGAKDGNWLAVQFTRKLDKSTKFAYNNAYYLMAEMKKGDAEHEH; encoded by the coding sequence ATGAAAAATACACGATATATAATCTTAACATTTCTAACTGTTTCTTTTTTACTTACTGCTTGTGGAAATAAGGAGAATCAAAAGAATGAAGAAGCACATTTACACAGCGATAATATAAAGTCAGAAACCAAAGAAGCTCATAGTGATGAGGAAGAAGTTCTGCTTTCACAAAAGCAATTTGAAACTTTAAAAATGAAAATTGATACAATAGCCTTAAGAAATTTGGTTGGGTATGTAGAAGCTAATGGTACATTAGAAGTACCTCCTCAAAACGAAGCAGCAATAACTTCAGTGGTTGGTGCAAATGTAGTATCTATAAATGTTATTGAAGGAGACAAAGTAAACAAAGGTCAAGTAGTTGCCTATTTATCACATCCTAATATCATAAAAATGCAGACCGATTATTTGAATGCAGTAAACAACAGTAATTTTTTAAAGAAGAACTATCAACGTCAACAAAAATTATATAATGCAGGAGTTGGCTCTGGTGCAAATTTTCAAAAAGCAGAAGCTGAATATGATGCCTCAAAAGCGATGGCAAACGGTTTAGAAGCACAATTAAAACTATTAAACATAAACACCTCATTAGTTAAAAATGGAACAATTGCTCAAAGTATTTCACTACGAAGCCCAATAGAAGGTTATGTTCAAAAGGTTGAAGTGAAAACAGGTCAGTATGTAGAACCACAAACCGAACTTTTTGAAATTGTAAACACACATCACGTTCACGCAGATTTAATGGTATTCGAAAAAGATGTTTATAAAGTAAAGAAAGGTCAAAAAGTAACCTTTAATGTGCAATCAATACAAGATAAAGAACTAACAGCAGAAATTTATTCAGTAAGTAAAACATTTGAAGATAATCCTAAAGCTGTTCACGTTCACGCAGAAATTGAAAACAAAAAAGGAAATTTAATTCCAGGTATGTATATAAAAGGTAAAATTCAAGTCGACAATACAGCATCAAGGGCATTACCAGAAAGTGCTGTCATAAAAGAAGGTGATAAATTTTATGTTTTTTCAGTAAAAAAAGAAAATGATGATTGGAGTTTTAAGCCTGTTGAAGTAATTTTAGGAGCTAAAGATGGTAATTGGCTAGCTGTTCAATTTACTCGAAAATTAGACAAATCCACAAAATTTGCATACAACAATGCATATTATTTAATGGCTGAAATGAAAAAAGGAGACGCAGAACACGAACATTAA
- a CDS encoding CusA/CzcA family heavy metal efflux RND transporter has product MINKIIDFSINNKFMIGLLTLTIVGAGIWSMTQVPIDAVPDITNNQVQVITQAPNLGTEDIEQIITYPVEVAMSNLPNVQEIRSISRFGLSVVTIVFDDDMGTYLPRQLVAEKLNDIKGQIPAGFGEPSMGPISSGLGEIYQYTLKVKPEYKDKYSVTDLRTMQDWIVQRQMAMVEGVVEVNAIGGKIKQYEVAVDPSVLRSIGLTITDVFNALEANNQNTGGAYIEKNHQANFIRGEGLVRSLDDIKKTVVKNTNNIPITIGDIATVQFGAAIRYGALTQDGEGEVVGGLVMMLKGANSNDVIENVKVRMAQIEKSLPEGIVIEALLDRSKLIAETTSTVATNLIEGALIVIFVLIFLLGNWRGGLIVASTIPLSLLFAFILMNVFDVWANLMSLGAIDFGIIVDGAVIIVESTVFLIASQILKKKKLTAKERDNVASDASKKMMNAAFFGQLIILIVFLPILALQGIEGKMFKPMALTFIFAMIGAMVLCLTYVPMMSSLILRAPKSAKKSYGDKFVQWVEQKYQPLLEKALKKGKVIIGVSVVLFGVAVFIFTRMGGEFIPQLDEGDIAFHAILKPGSSLTETIETTTKIERIVKSTFPEVEKIVSRIGVAEIPTDPMPMDIADVFVILKPKNEWTSVTSKDELIEKMKEAVETVPGVNYEFTQPIEMRFNELLEGVREDIAIKIYGEDINVLSQKAAEITKIIAGTTGIGDMKAEATTGLPQMTITYNRNKLAQYGLQINSLNQVVQSAFAGGIAGTIFEGEKRFDLVVRLTAKNRKDIKDIQNLFINLPSGSQIPLREIADISYKSGPMQISRDNTNRRTYVGINVRGRDVKSLVAEIKSKLDAKLVLPSGYFIRYGGAFENLERASNRLKTVVPLALLLIFVLIYFALKSLPQTLMIYIAIPMATIGGVVALWLRDMPFSISAGVGFIVLFGVAVLNGLVMISGLNELKEEGVTNLKDRIIEGTKRRIRPIMLTAFTDVLGFLPMAISASAGAEVQRPLATVVIGGLLTSTLLTLFVLPILYHWVENKSFKLRANKKMIAATAMVAFLFLLPLKGIAQEANNTLPIISMTGAVKLSKENFPLLKQKQLEISKQEQLKSTAYDFGTTQIFTGGEEVNNGNGIYTTIGIGQSNIDVFGISVKKHLQKQRIQLAQKAFILSELDLELEVKKAWANALQSKRNYHLYKELDSIFSTFEKAVALNYEVEAISKLEYSAAKTQVLKIKNKLMQSKREYRIALQQLNLWLITDTFYTVPNDFEISSEIDVDAFNPEKHPLYGMAQLQLAEAEANYKAAKADNLPKLNLQGGLQKVNGNSGFYTYQAGISIPFLSGTNKAKVKTTRIDKEIADTNIRFKKQEVQSKFKQSKENYQKWKKAWFFYKMEVLPLVKEQKTGALFAYKEGEIDYTGFTQIIKEAIQSEIEAQEALINYLESTFQLQYFKQ; this is encoded by the coding sequence GCTAACGCTTACCATTGTTGGAGCAGGTATTTGGAGTATGACCCAAGTACCAATAGATGCTGTTCCAGACATTACCAATAACCAAGTTCAAGTCATTACACAAGCACCTAATTTAGGAACAGAGGATATTGAACAAATTATAACCTACCCAGTAGAGGTAGCTATGAGTAATTTACCTAATGTTCAGGAAATTCGTTCAATATCTCGTTTTGGTTTATCTGTGGTTACCATAGTTTTTGACGATGATATGGGTACTTATCTACCACGTCAATTAGTCGCTGAAAAACTAAACGACATCAAAGGGCAAATTCCTGCAGGTTTTGGCGAACCTTCAATGGGGCCTATTTCTTCCGGTCTAGGAGAAATCTATCAATATACACTTAAAGTAAAACCAGAATATAAAGACAAATATTCAGTAACTGATTTACGTACTATGCAAGATTGGATAGTACAACGTCAAATGGCAATGGTAGAAGGTGTTGTTGAAGTCAATGCTATTGGTGGAAAAATCAAGCAGTATGAAGTAGCGGTAGATCCAAGCGTATTAAGGTCAATAGGATTAACAATAACAGATGTATTTAATGCACTTGAAGCAAATAATCAAAATACAGGGGGTGCGTATATCGAAAAAAATCATCAAGCTAATTTTATACGTGGAGAAGGATTAGTTCGTAGTTTAGATGATATAAAAAAAACTGTAGTAAAAAACACCAACAACATTCCAATTACTATAGGTGATATTGCTACAGTGCAATTTGGTGCTGCTATTCGATATGGTGCTTTAACTCAAGATGGTGAAGGCGAAGTTGTAGGTGGTTTGGTAATGATGCTGAAAGGGGCAAATTCAAATGATGTTATTGAGAATGTAAAAGTTAGAATGGCTCAAATTGAAAAGTCTTTACCAGAGGGTATTGTTATAGAGGCTTTATTAGATAGAAGCAAATTAATCGCAGAAACCACATCCACTGTAGCAACTAATCTTATTGAGGGTGCGTTAATTGTCATTTTCGTCCTTATCTTTCTATTAGGCAACTGGCGAGGTGGTTTAATCGTTGCATCAACCATTCCTCTATCATTATTATTTGCATTTATTCTTATGAATGTATTTGATGTTTGGGCGAACCTAATGAGTTTAGGTGCCATAGATTTTGGAATAATTGTCGATGGAGCTGTAATTATTGTTGAAAGTACGGTTTTCCTTATAGCCTCTCAAATATTAAAAAAGAAAAAATTAACAGCAAAAGAACGTGATAATGTGGCATCAGATGCTTCCAAAAAAATGATGAATGCTGCATTTTTCGGACAGTTAATTATCTTAATTGTGTTTCTACCAATATTAGCATTACAAGGTATAGAAGGTAAGATGTTCAAGCCAATGGCATTAACTTTTATTTTTGCAATGATTGGTGCAATGGTACTTTGTTTAACGTATGTACCAATGATGTCATCATTAATTTTAAGAGCACCAAAATCAGCAAAAAAATCTTATGGTGATAAATTTGTGCAATGGGTAGAACAAAAATATCAACCTCTTTTAGAAAAAGCCTTAAAAAAGGGAAAAGTAATAATTGGCGTTTCTGTTGTTTTATTCGGTGTTGCAGTTTTTATATTTACAAGAATGGGTGGCGAATTTATACCGCAGCTTGATGAAGGAGATATTGCTTTTCACGCAATATTAAAACCTGGTAGTTCTCTAACAGAAACTATTGAAACGACTACTAAAATTGAAAGAATTGTAAAATCAACATTTCCCGAAGTTGAAAAAATAGTAAGTCGTATTGGTGTTGCCGAAATACCAACAGACCCAATGCCTATGGATATTGCAGATGTATTTGTTATTTTGAAACCAAAAAACGAATGGACTTCTGTAACTTCTAAAGATGAACTCATTGAAAAAATGAAAGAAGCAGTAGAAACAGTCCCAGGTGTAAATTATGAATTCACCCAACCTATCGAAATGCGATTCAATGAATTACTAGAAGGTGTTAGAGAAGATATTGCTATAAAAATTTATGGTGAAGATATAAATGTACTATCTCAAAAAGCAGCCGAAATCACAAAAATCATTGCTGGAACAACTGGTATAGGTGATATGAAAGCGGAAGCTACCACAGGTTTACCACAAATGACAATTACATATAACCGTAACAAGTTAGCGCAATACGGTTTACAAATAAATTCTTTAAATCAAGTTGTTCAATCTGCTTTTGCTGGTGGTATCGCAGGAACCATTTTTGAAGGTGAAAAACGATTCGATTTAGTTGTTCGTTTAACTGCTAAAAACCGTAAAGATATTAAAGATATTCAAAACTTGTTTATCAATTTACCTTCTGGATCACAAATTCCACTCCGCGAAATTGCAGATATAAGTTATAAATCGGGTCCAATGCAAATAAGCAGGGATAATACGAATAGAAGAACCTATGTAGGTATAAATGTTAGAGGTCGAGATGTAAAATCTTTGGTAGCAGAAATAAAATCAAAATTAGATGCTAAACTTGTTTTACCTTCAGGTTATTTCATTCGTTACGGTGGTGCTTTTGAAAATTTAGAGCGTGCTAGTAATAGATTAAAAACTGTTGTTCCACTAGCATTATTACTCATATTTGTGCTTATTTATTTCGCTTTAAAATCGCTACCACAAACATTAATGATTTATATCGCAATTCCTATGGCAACTATTGGTGGTGTCGTAGCATTGTGGTTACGTGATATGCCTTTTAGTATTTCGGCAGGTGTAGGTTTTATTGTTTTGTTTGGTGTTGCAGTTTTAAATGGATTAGTAATGATTAGTGGTCTCAACGAATTAAAAGAGGAAGGCGTAACCAATTTGAAAGATAGAATCATAGAAGGTACAAAACGAAGAATAAGACCTATTATGTTAACTGCTTTTACAGATGTTCTAGGCTTTTTACCTATGGCAATTTCAGCATCTGCTGGTGCAGAAGTACAACGACCTTTAGCAACCGTAGTAATTGGAGGTTTACTAACTTCTACATTATTAACATTGTTTGTTTTACCTATTTTATATCATTGGGTAGAAAACAAATCATTCAAATTGAGAGCTAACAAAAAAATGATTGCAGCAACAGCTATGGTAGCTTTTCTATTTTTGTTACCGTTAAAAGGAATTGCACAAGAAGCTAATAATACTTTGCCAATTATTTCTATGACTGGAGCTGTTAAATTGTCAAAAGAAAACTTTCCGCTGTTAAAACAAAAACAATTAGAAATTAGTAAGCAAGAGCAATTAAAAAGCACAGCCTATGATTTTGGTACAACTCAAATTTTTACAGGTGGCGAAGAAGTAAATAATGGTAATGGTATTTATACGACTATCGGAATTGGTCAAAGCAACATTGATGTGTTTGGTATTTCTGTAAAAAAACATTTGCAAAAACAACGCATTCAATTAGCTCAAAAAGCATTTATACTTTCAGAATTAGATTTAGAATTGGAAGTGAAAAAAGCGTGGGCAAATGCACTACAAAGTAAAAGGAATTATCATTTATACAAAGAGTTAGATTCTATTTTTTCAACTTTTGAAAAAGCGGTAGCATTAAATTATGAAGTAGAAGCTATTTCTAAATTAGAATATTCTGCAGCTAAAACTCAAGTACTAAAGATTAAAAACAAGTTGATGCAATCAAAAAGAGAATATAGGATTGCATTACAACAACTAAATTTATGGCTAATTACTGATACTTTCTATACAGTTCCTAATGATTTTGAAATATCGTCTGAAATTGATGTTGATGCTTTTAACCCAGAAAAACATCCTTTGTATGGTATGGCACAATTACAATTAGCAGAAGCAGAAGCAAATTATAAGGCAGCAAAAGCAGATAATTTACCCAAACTAAATCTACAAGGTGGTTTACAAAAAGTAAATGGAAATTCAGGTTTTTACACATATCAAGCAGGAATTTCAATTCCTTTTTTATCAGGTACAAATAAAGCAAAAGTTAAAACTACAAGAATAGATAAGGAAATTGCAGACACCAACATTCGGTTTAAAAAACAAGAAGTACAATCGAAGTTTAAACAATCAAAAGAGAATTATCAAAAATGGAAAAAAGCTTGGTTCTTCTATAAAATGGAGGTGTTACCTCTAGTAAAAGAACAAAAAACGGGAGCTTTATTTGCTTATAAAGAAGGTGAAATAGATTACACGGGGTTTACACAAATCATAAAAGAAGCTATTCAATCTGAAATAGAAGCACAAGAAGCATTAATAAATTATTTAGAAAGCACATTCCAATTACAATATTTTAAACAATAA